The nucleotide window TGTTTGTCAGTAGGCGCTGGCGCTCTACCGGTCGTGACCGGGACAGCACTTAATCGCTGCTTCGATGTGGCGATCGGCGACCGCGTCGTCCGTTTCGTCAGCCGACCCAAGCAGTGTGGCAACTTGCCGAACACATTTCGGTCTAGTTTGAGTGTTAATAGTATCATCCTCGCTCAGCGGACGCTATTTAATATAGCAACCTGAACACCGCCGATAATTGAGTGACAACCGTTATTCTCGATAACGTGCTATCCATACTATGACAGCCGAACGAGTATCCACTGGCATCAGCGGTCTGGATGAGATTCTCGACGGGGGACTTATTCAGGGTCGAAACGTTCTGATGCGTGGGTCGCCGGGAGCAGGGAAGACAATTCTTGGATTACACTTCCTCTCGGCGGGGATCGATGCCGGAGAGTCGGCGCTGTACGTCAATATGGGTGAGCCGCAGGCGTACGTGGAAGAAGCAGCCGATGCGTTCGGCTTGAACACCGATCAGATACAGTTCCATAACCTCTCGCCGACTCAAGAGCAGTTCTCAAAGCGCAACTCCTACAGCGTCTTCGAGTCAGCAGAGGTCGAACAGCCGGGATTCATCGCGGCGCTACGCGAACAGATCGACAAAATCGAACCAGACCGTGTCTTGCTCGATCCGATCACGGAATTTCGGTACCTCGCCGGCGATAAACGGCAGTTCCGCTCGGGTATTCTCGGCCTCCTCGACTATCTCAAAGAGATGGACGCAACGGTGATGCTCACCTCACAGGCCGGGGGGACGGTCACCGATGACGATCTGCAGTTCCTCGTCGACGCCGTCGTCTCACTCGACGTAACCCCCGAGAGCAGAGTCGTCCACGTCTCCAAGTTCCGGGGGTCGTCGTTCCGGCGAGGGAACCACTTCTACGACATCACCGACGAGGGGTTGACCGTTTGGCCGACGCTCGTTCCCGGCGAACAACAGCGGGAGGTCGAACCGGGGACGCTCTCTTCGGGCGTGGCAGGACTCGACGAGTTACTTCACGGTGGCTTAGACCAGGGAACAGTCACGATATTCAGTGGTCCGACGGGCGTCGGCAAGACGACGACCGGGCTCCAGTTTCTCTCACAGGCGGCTCTCGAGGGTAAACAAAGCGTCCTGTTCCAGTTCGAGGAGGCGGAGCGAACCATGCGGAAGCGGGCCGATGCGATCAGCCTCCCGCTACAGGCTGCGCTGGACAGCGGAAATATGTCGATCGTCGAGATCGCTCCGGAGGAGTACACCGTCGGACAGTTCGAGCACCTCGTCCGCGAGGCGGTCGAGGACGGTACCGAAGTGATGATGATCGACGGGTCGCAGGGGTTCCAAGAGAACCTCCGAGGACTCGACAACACGACGGGTGCCCTGTTGCGGATCGGTCGGTTTCTGCGGGCCGCTGGCGTCTCCACGATCCTGATCAACGAGGTCCACAACATCACCGGGAACTTCCATGCGACCGAAGAACGGACGAGTAATCTCGCGGACAACATCGTCTTTCTGCGCCACGTCGAGTATCGCGGAGAGATGCGGAAGGTCATCGGGACGCTCAAAATGCGGACGAGCGATTTCGAACGCGGCCTCCGAGAACTCGAGATCACGGCGGACGGGATCCGCGTCGGCGAACCGCTCCCACAACTCCGAGGCATTCTCACCGGAACTCCGGAGTGGGACGATAACGACGGCGGAGAAGAGACCGGTAGCAGCGAAGGTAAGTAGCGTCGGACCAAAGCGAATCGACGAGTGTCGTAGTCGTCGACCCCGACCAGTAACCTCATGACTGATCAGGCCTCAGATCGGAGGACGACAGACGAGACCCGACGCGTTCTGATCTTGGTCGCCGACGAGGGAAATCGGCGCGTACTTGAATCGTGGGTGAACGGACATAATCGATACACGCTCGCTGAAGCCACGGATATCGCCGAGGCCGCGTTCGACTGCTGTCTGTTCGACACGCGACAATTGGGCGAAAAGCGGTCCGAACTCCTGAAGCGGAAGGAAAGCGAGGAGATCATTCTCCCGTATCTCCTGTTGGTCCCGGAACCGAGACACCGGGAGATCCACGACCGGCTCCGAGACGAACACCCGGAACTGTGGGACGCGATCGACGGGGTGATCGATATGCCGCTCACGGAGCATCGACTCGGCGAGCAGTTGGAGACGTTCTTTCGCCTCCGCAATCAGTCGCGTTCAGCGTACACGCAGCGCGAGGAGCTTCGCCGGGTCCGAGACCAGCTCGACGTGCTCAATCGGGTCCTCCGGCACGACATCCGGAACGATATGAACGTCGTCGTCGCGTGGGGTGAAATGCTCGAAGACGAAGTGACGCCTGCGGGACGAGAGAAGCTCGACAGGATCCTTCGGGCGGGGCGACACGTCGTCGAACTCACGAACGTCGCCCGGGATCTCTCGGCACTCACTCACGGCGACGAGACGCCGGACCGCAAGCCGGTCTCTCTTCGACAGATCCTCACTGCGGAACTCGAAAAGCGCCGAGCGACGTTCTCCGACGCCGAGATTACGATGCCGGAGCCACCCGATCCGGGAACGCACGTGCTGGCGAACGAGCTGCTCTCGTCGGTGTTTCGGAACCTCGTCAATAACGCCGTCCAGCACAACCGTACCGCTCACCCGAAGGTGATGATCACCGTCGAGGACGACGCCGAGTCGGTCCGAGTCAGCGTGGCCGACAACGGGCCGGGCATTCCGGATGACGTAAAAGCGGATCTGTTCGGAGCGGGTGAGAAAGGGCTGGAAAGCGGCGGGACCGGGATGGGCCTGTTTCTCGTCGACAGTCTCGTCGAGGGTTACGGCGGGGACGTCTGGATCGAGGACAGAGCGGAGAGCGAATCGTTTGGTGGGCTCGACGAGGCGGATCAGACCGGCGCGGTCTTCGTAGTCGAGCTACCGACGACACAGCGATCAGACAACCGCGAGGAGAGTTCAAAATGAACGGACCGTACCCCACGGACGGATCGGCCGGTAATGACGGTGAAGCGGCGGCACTGCTCCCACTGCTCTCCGAGGAGGGGGATCAACGGCTAGTAGCCGAGTGGATCGAAGCCCACGACCGCTATACGCTGGTCGATCCGGACCAGCCGGTCGAGACGGCGACGTTCGACTGCTGTATCCTCGACGGAGAGATGCTACGGGCCCACGCCGAAACGCTCAGAGCTCGGAAGCGCACCGCGGAGCCGGTGTTGTTGCCGTGTCTCCTGCTCGTGCCGGAGGCGGACCTTTCTGTCATCGAAACCGACCGCGGGGAGATCGCGGATGGCGTCGTGTTCGAGACCGCGGACGAGGTGGTTTCGATGCCGATCAAAAAGGCCGAACTGGAGTGGCGGATACAGGTGCTCATCAGATTGCGAACCCAGTCGCAGCGACTCGAAGAACGGACGGAGACGCTGGAGCTGTTCAAACAGGCCGTCGAGGCCTCTGGAAACGCGATCTGGATAAGCGACACCGATGGGACGATACAGTATGTCAACCGGGAGTTCGAGTCGGTTACCGGCTATGACCGAGCGGAGGCCATCGGCCAGTCGCCGGACATCCTCCGATCCGGCGCGATGGGCGATGAGTATTACAGCGACCTCTGGGAGACGATTACCGCGGGTGATACGTGGCGCGAGGAGATAGTTGACCAGCGCAGCGACGGCTCGCAGTACGTCGCCGATCAGACGATCGCACCGATCGTCGAGGACGGCGAGGTGAAGGCGTTCGTCGCCGTCCAGACCGACGTTACCGAACGCAAAGAGCTCGAAGGTCGGCTCTCGTTGTACCGCGATATCATCGAGCGGATCGACGATCCGATCATGATCCAGAATCGCGACGGGGGATTTCGGCTGGTCAACGACGCGCTGTGTTCGTTCGCCGGGCTTTCGAAGGAGGAACTACTCAACGATGAAGAGTACGCGTTTATGGATTCGGAAACTGCCACGACGATCGCCCGGCAGAAACGGCGCGTCATCGAGAGCGAAGAGCCGGTCGAATACAGCGTGGAGCCAACCTTTGAATACAGCGACCGGGAGGCGATCTTCTATACGACACGATACCCGTACTACGAGGACGGCGAGCTTGCGGGCACGCTAGCGATCTGCCGGAACGTGACCGATCTCGAAGAACGGACCCGCCAGCTCCACGTGCTCGACAACGTTCTCCGACACAATATCCGAAATGATCTGAACGTGATCCAAGGGCGGGGCGAACAGCTCAAAGCCGAACTCGAGGGCGAACTTGCGGCCGCTGCTGATTCCATCGTAGCTCGGGCCAGCGCCTTGTTGAGGACGAGTGAGAAATCGCGGGAGATTACTGCCGTTCTCAGTGAGCCACGCGAGCCGACCCCGATAGATCTCGGACAGATGGTCCGGGACGTTGCCGACGAGGCGGCCGACGACTGGCCCGACGCGGATATCGACGTTACGGGTCCAACCCAGCTTCTCGTCTCTGCGACCGGATCGATCGAGACCGCACTCGAAGAGCTATTCACAAACGCGGTGATCCACAATGACCGAGAAGAACCCCGCGTGCGCGTCGAACTCGCCGTCAATGAATCGTGGGGCACCCTCAGCGTGCGGGACGACGGACCGGGCATTCCGGAGTTCGATAGAGACGTTCTCGAGTCGGGCGAGGCTATCGAGACGCTCTCACACGGCAGCGGACTGGGGCTGTGGGTGGTGTACTGGACGATCAACCACTCCGAAGGTGATATTCGCGTCGAAGACCGCGAGCCACGTGGCACCGAGATCTCCATTCGGCTTCCGCTGGCAACCGACAGGTAGCGGTCTAGTTATATACAAAACCGGCCAGAACGGAGCGGTCCGGTCGCTCGCTAGTTCCCCGCGACTCAACCTCCGCGTGCTGCGTTTTCGCTTTCAAACCGCGTAGGCGCGAGCGGCCGCGACGAGCGCCTTCCGGTAGTCGCTCTCCGAGGGGTCGTGGGCCAGATCGAGGAACCGCTCTTTGAACGCCGCCACGTCGACGGCGTCGGTGTCGCTGCCGGCCGCCCGCGCGAGGTCGTAGATCCGGTGATCGGGGCCGGCGATGTCGTGACGCTCGATCAGCGCCAGCGCGAACGCGGCGTTGACGGCCGTGATCTCCGGGTCGGCCCCGGCCGTCACCGGCGGCGAGCCGGTGCGCGACATGTCGGGCCGGTCCGCGACGGCGGCCGCCAGCGTCGATTCGAGGAACCCGAGGAGCTTGTCCGCGGGAGCGACGGAGAGCGTGATGTCGTCCGCGTAGATGTCTTTCATGTGGTTCGCGATCTGGTAACAGTGCGCGAGCTTGCGGCGCTCGACCTTCTCGCCGGAGAGCCCGAGGTACAGCGCCTCCTCGGTCGACTGGAGGTGCGAGGGGTGTCCCTCCTCGTAGCGGGCCATGTGCGCCAGCTCGTGGATCGCCAGTTCGCGCGCCATCGCGCTCGTGGCGGCTCGCCGCGAGACGTTCAGGACGTGGTGGTCGTCGTAGTGACCGGCCCAGGTCCGCTCGTCGGGGTCGTCGCGGACCACGACGCGGACCGGCGCTTCGACGGACCGCTCGGTCTCGAACAGATCTGCGGCACCGAGAAACGGATCGGGGGGAACGTCCCCCTGTACGCGAAGATCCATGCTTACAGTTCACACGGGAGCGGACGGTAAGTCTCTTGCGCTCGTGGAACCTCGGCTCGTCGGTCCGACGGCGATCGGGGAGCGTCGACGCGCTGACGCCCCGACGCGTCGGCCTCCCGGTCGGGTCGGCTACGGCGTTCGGTTCCGAACCGCGCCGACGACGAGGTAGACGACCGGCGTGTCGAGGACGGCGATCCCGAGCTTGAGGAGGTACTGTCCGATCCCGAGCGCGAGGAGGACGCTCCCGGGGAGCGGGGAGCCGACGCCGAGCAGGATCGGGGCGGCGTAGAAGGCGACGCCGACGAAGATGACCGTGTCGATCGCCTGACTCGTCGCCGTCGAGGCGAGGTTACGGAGCCACAGCATCCCCTCGCCGGTGCGGTCGCGGATCGCGTGGAAGACGAACACGTCCCAGTTCTGGCTGACGACGTACGCCAGCAGGCTGCCGACGACGACGTTCGCCGCCGGTCCGAGCGCGGTCTGGAAGGCGGCCGACACCTCGGGGTCGACCCCGGGCGCTGCGAGCGTCGACCACACTAACGCGAGCACGAGGAAGTTCGCGAGGAACGCCACGTTCACGACGACCTGCGTGGCCCGCCGGCCGTACAGCTCCGCGTAGCAGTCCGACGCGAGGAACGTCAGCGCGTACGCGAGCGCGGCTCCCGGCAGGGTGATCTCCGGGCCGACGACCGGCAGCGCGACCGGGAGCGGTAAGGCGAGTACCTTCGCCGCGGTGAGCTGCGAGGTCGCGAGCGCCACCGTGAACAGCGTGATCAGCCCGACCGCCGCGACCGCCGACCGGTCGAACGGGTCGGTTCGGAAGGGACCGCCCTCGCCGCCCGCGGTTCGGCTACTCATCGGCGTCCTCCGCGGTCCGTCCGCCCTCCGTCCCCTCGTCGCTCCCCCTCGTCGCCCCGTCGTCGCCGTCTCCCAACCGGTCGTGGCGGGCGTCGATCTCGTCGAGCAGGTCGAGGTTCTTGCGGATCGACGCGCGCACCGCGTCGCTTCGGTTCACGAACTTCCCGTCGTCACCGACGTGCTCGTCGAGGTCGGCGAGCAGCTCCGCCGGGATCTCGACGCTTATCTTCGGCATACTCGCGTCGTGAACGTCGCGCGGCTATGAACGTTATTATCTGAGGATTATCGAGAGAGTATCGTGGTGTTCGAGCGGGGATCTCCCCTTTCCCCGCGACCGACTCGTAAACCACCACGTTCAAGTAGGTTTACCAGACTGTTCACCCATGGCAACGAACACGGAGTCCGTCGACCTCGTCGGCGACGAGGCGGCGACGAACCTCGCGCGCGCCGCGTTGTTCGCGGCGCTCGTGGGCGCGTTCGCGTACGTATCGTTCCCGTTCCCGCTGTCGCCCGCTCCGGTGACGCTACAGGTGCTCGGCGTCTTCCTCGCCGGGATCTTCCTCGGTCCCCTGTGGGGCGGCCTCGCGCTCGTCTTATACCTCCTCGCGGGCGCGCTCGGCGCGCCGGTGTTCGCCGGCGGCTCCGCCGGGTTCGCGGCGCTCGTCGGAGACAGCGCGGGCTACCTCTGGTCGTACCCGATCGCGGCCGCGCTCGTCGGCGGGATCGTCCACCGCGGAATCGCGCTCCGCGACCTCAACGCCGTCCGGCTCCCGACGCTCGTCGGCGCGACGGTCGTCGGCACGCTCGTCATCTACGCGCTCGGCGTCGTCGGGCTGGTCCTCTCGCTCGACCTCGCGCTCGGCGAGGCGGTCATTCAGGGCGCGGTGGTGTTCCTGCCGGCGGAAGCCGCGAAGATCGCCGCGGCGGTCGGGATCGTCCGGTCCGACGCGATCACCGCGGCCTGACGCCGTGATCGACGTCGCCGGCGTCACCGTTCGATACGGCGGAGCGGGCCGGGGCGACGGAGCCGACGAGGGCGACGGAGCCGACGAGGGCGTCGTCGCCGTCGACGACGTCTCGCTGTCGATCCCGGACGGCGAGTTCGCCGTGATCGCGGGGGCGAACGGCTCCGGAAAGACGACGCTCGTCCGCACGTTCAATGGGCTTGTCGACCCCGACGAGGGCGCGGTTGCGGTCGACGGCACGCCCGTCGCGGACGATCCCCTCGCAGCCCGGACCGCCGTCGGGATGGTGTTTCAGGACCCCCGCGACCAGCTGGTGGCCGCCACCGTCGGCGGCGATGTCGCGTTCGGCCCGGAGAACCTCGGCCTGTCGCACGAGGCAATCGACCGCCGCGTCGACGCCGCGCTCGACGCCGTGAACATGGCGGGCCGCGAGGACGACCGGATCGAGTCGCTGTCTGGAGGCGAGCGCGAGCGCGTCGCCGTCGCGGGCGCGCTTGCGATGGAGCCGGACCACCTCGTCCTCGACGAGCCGTTCACCGGGCTCGACGACCCGGCCCGGCGGTCCGTCCTGAATCGAATCCGGGAACTCCACGCCGCCGGGGTCGGCGTGGTCGTCGTCACACACGACTTGCGCGACGTGTTCGCGCTCGCGGACCGCGTCGTCGGCCTCGCGGACGGGCGGATCGCCGTCGATGCGCCTCCTGAACGCGCGGTCGACGACCTCCCCGGACTCGACGTCCGGGTCCCGGCCGCCTTCGAAGAAGGAGACGACCCGCGATCGACGGGAACGGACCCGTCGCCGACGAGGACGGGCCCGCCGTGACCCTCTCGTACGTCCCCGACGACGCGTTCGCGCACCGGCTCGACCCTCGGTCGAAGCTCCTCGTTCAGGTCGCCTTCGCGGTCGTCGCGTACGCGTACACGACGCCCCGGGGGCTCGCCGTTCTCACGGTTGTCGCGGCCGGCTGCCTCGCGCTTGCCGCCGGCGGGGCGCGAGATCTGTGGACGTATCGCTTCGCGCTCCCGTTCCTGCTCGTCGCGCCCGTCGTCGCGGGCGCGACCCTCGGCGACCCGTGGTTCGACGTCGACGACGCGGCCGCGACCGGGCTGGCGAGCTACCGCGTGCTGCTGATACTCGTCGTCGCGGCCGCGTACGTGCGGTCGACGCCCGTCCGGGAGTCGCGCGCGGCGGTCCAGCGGACGATACCGGGCAAACCCGGGCAGTTCCTCGGCGTCGGGGTCGCCCTCGTGTTCCGGTTTCTCCCCCTGCTGAAACGGGACCTGCTGTCCGCGCGCGAGGCGATGCGGGCCCGCGCCGGCGGGGAGCGACCGGTCCACGAGCGGATGCGGATCGTCGCGGTCGCGGGAATAAATCGGGCGTTCGGACGCGCCGACCGCCTCGGAACGGCACTCGTCGCCCGGTGTTTCGCGTGGAACCCGACGCTCCCGCGGCTGGCGTTCCGCCGCGTCGACGCCCCGGCGCTGGCGCTCGCGGCCGCCCTGTTCGCGGCCGCGGTCCTGCGGGTCGCGTGAGTCGACCGCCGTCGCCGACGCGGCGTCCCGAAACCGCGTGAACGAGAGACCACGCTCTCGCGGTTGTGGCAACATTTAACCCGACCCTATCCCGGTGATCGATCATGATTCCCCTACAGGCGGCCACCCGGGAGACCTTCTGGACCATCGGTCCGGTGGGGAAGGCCGCGTTCTACTGGCTCGCCGCGGTCGCCGTCTTGGTGTTCCTGTACGGCGTCTACGCGCGGTTCGCCGCGTACGCCCGCGGGGCTGCGGACCCCCGCGACCGGCTGTCGAACCTCCCCGGCCGGGTCGTCGCCGCGACGAAGACGGTCCTCTCGAACGAGAACCAGTTCGACGGGGACCTGTACGCCGGCGTGATGCACACGTTCGTCCTCTGGGGGTTCCTCGTCTTACTCGTCGCGACGACCATCCTCGGGATCGACATCGACCTGTACCGCCCGCTCACGGGCGAGTCGTTCTGGGTCGGCGACTTCTATCTCGCCTACCAGTTCGCGGTCGACGCGTTCGGGCTGCTGTTCGTCGTCGGCGTCGGCATGGCCGGCTACCGCCGCTACCGGAACCGCGAGGGACGGCTCTGGGGGAAACACACCTCGCTGGAGGACGACGCGTTCCTCTGGACCCTCTTCCTGCTCGGCGTCGGCGGCTTCCTCGTCGAGGGCGTGAGCATGGTCGGCCAGCCCCAGCGGGCGACCGAGACGGTGAGCTTCGTCGGGATGGCGCTCGCAACCGGTCTGGAGGTGGCGGGCCTCACCGCCGCGGGCGCGGAGGCCGCCTACGGCGTCATCTGGTGGAGCCACTCGCTGCTGGCGTTCGCGTTCGTCGCGTGGATCCCGTACGCGAAGCCGTTCCACATGATCTCCTCGTTCGCCAACGTCGTCGCCCGCGACGAGAAGGCGGGCGCGCGGCTCCCGAACGTCCCCGCGGACCTCGATCACACGAACGCCGAGTCGCTCTCAGATTTCACGTGGAAGGAGCTGCTCGACGGCGACGCGTGTACGAAGTGCGGGCGGTGTACCGACGCCTGTCCCGCTGACACCGTCGGCCGCAACCTCGATCCGCGGAACGTCATCCTCGACCTGAAGGCGTACCGCGAGTCCGTCAGCGACGACCCGGTGGCGGGGAGCGGAGACCGGATGACGACTGACGGCGGCGTGGCCGGCTCCGCCGCCGTCAACGACGGGGGAGCCGTCCCCATCGTCGCCGACGAGGGCGGCGTCATCGCCAGCGAGTCGATGGAGTCCTGTATGTCCTGTATGGCGTGTATGGACGCCTGCCCGGTCGACATCGAACACCTCACCCCCTTCACGAAGATGAACCGCCAGCTCGTCGACGAGGGGGCGGTCGACTCGAACCTCCAAGACGTGTTTCAAGACGTGATGCAGAAAGGGAACTCCTTCGGCGAGTCGCAGTCGACGCGGGGCGACTGGGCGGACGACTTGGACGACGTGGACGTGCCCGACGCCCGCGAGGAGTCGGTCGAGTACCTCTGGTACGTCGGCGACTACCCGAGCTTCGACGACCGGAACAAGAAGGTCGCCCGGGCGCTCGCCCGCCTGTTCGACGAGGCGGACGTGTCGTTCGGAATCTTATTCGACGACGAGAAGACCGACGGCAACGACATCCGCCGGATCGGCGAGGAGTTCCTCTACCTCGAACTCGCCGGTCACCACGTCGAGACGTTCGCGGACTGCGAGTTCGAGAACATCGTCTGTACCGACCCGCACTCCTACAACACCATCAAAAACGAGTACCCCGAGGTTGACTTCGCGGAGTTTGCGGACGACCCGATGATGCCGTTCGACCGCGAGGAGCCGTGGAACCCGGAGGGAGAAATCGACGTGTTCCACTGGACGCAGGTCGTCGAGGAGCTCGTCGACGAGGGTCGGCTCGACCTGTCGGGCGACGAGCTGGACTACACCGTCACCTACCACGACCCCTGTCACCTCGGCCGGTACAACGACGAGTACGAGGCCCCGCGCGAGCTAATCTCCGCGACCGGCGCGGAGCTGTACGAGATGCCGCGCTCGCGGGACGACTCGTTCTGCTGTGGCGGGGGCGGCGGCGGGCTCTGGACCGAACACGACGAGGCGGTCAAGCCGAGCGAGGAGCGCCTCCGCGAGGCGGTCGAGGACACCGACGCGGGCGCTGCGATAGAGAAGTTCGTCGTCGCCTGTCCGATGTGTACGACGATGTTCGAGGACGGTCGCAAGACCGGGGACTTCGAGGACGACGTGGAGATCGTCGACGTCGCGGAGCTTTTGATCGAGGCGGTCGACTCCTCACGGTAACGAGCCGCCTTCGACGTTATATTCGGGGCCGTTCGATTCGACAATAATTAAAAACGTATACTTTCTTATCAGAACATTTCGCCACGTGGAATCACATGTCTGAAGCAGGTTCGACTCAGGCCGGAGCAGCGTATTGTCGGAACTGTGAGCAACAAGTCCAACCCGTTGGCGGGGTCAACAGAGAACTGGGAATCATTCTGCTGTTTTTCGGATTTATCCCGGGGCTCGTCTACCTCGGTGGGGGGTGGATCATGGACCAGTACGGCTTGTTGAGCAAGAACTGTCCGATCTGCGGCGACGACAACTGGTCGCGTCAGCCGGTCAACAACGCCGGCGACTCGGATCGAACCGTCAACGGAGACGACTCCGAAGGGGAACTCGTGGCTCAACACAACGCTTCCGGGTCAGAACGGGCACGCAGCGGTGTAGCGGCCAAAATCCAGAAATGGGTCATCAGGACGATCAAGAGTTGGGCGACGGTAGCGATTATCGTCTTTCCGCTGTTCTTCTTCTTTAGCCTCTCAAACGTCTCAATGCTGGTATCCACGATATTATCCGTATCTTGGTTCGGGGTCTGTATTTACGGACTCCACCGCCGCGACTTGCTCCACTTCGGGATCCATTCGCCGTTCTACTACCGAGAGCAAAAGAACGAATAGGCGGGTGGAACCCTTCGGCGGCCGAGTCTCTAACCGCGCTGACACGTCCTCAGAGGCTCACAACACACATTACTGGTGACGTGATCCCGCCTTACAACGTGGAGGGGGACTCCGAGGACCCGACCACATCGTCGGTGCGCCGCAACAGCGCTCGCCCGGGCGCGCGATCGCGGACCGGCGCGTCGCCGAGGTAGTCGACGAGGGCGTCCCGCAGGAGGGCGACGCCCTCGCCGTCGAGGGGTTCGCCGCGTTCGATCGATTCGAGCGGCCCGCGGTACGGCTCGGCGTCCTCGGCCGCGTTCCGCGCGGCCTCCAGCAGCGCGGCGTGAGCCACCCACGCCTCCTCCCGGGAGGTCGTCGGCGCTGGCGGCCCGTCGGTCGTGGGAGGGACCATTCGTCCGGTGTCTCCCGGTACGGGGACTTAAAACCACGTCCCGGTTCGCNNNNNNNNNNNNNNNNNNNNNNNNNNNNNNNNNNNNNNNNNNNNNNNNNNNNNNNNNNNNNNNNNNNNNNGTTCGCGGCCGGATTCGACGCGACGCGACACCGGTGTACGCGGCCTGCCGATCGCACGCCATGACGTTATATACCACTATATAGAGTACGGACCCAAACGTAGCCGTACCATGTTGTACGCGCTACCCCGTAGTCCTCATAGCATACTACTTAACCGGAACTCGTCTGAATTCAGGTGATGGCTTCCAGCCACGACGCGGACACAGCGGGAATCACGCGGCGGAAATCGCTCGCGGCGCTCGCCGGCGCGGGGGCGCTCGGGCTCGCGGGCTGTACCTCCGGAGGCGATGGCGACGACTCCGGAAACCTCTCCGGAGACATCCGGATCTCCGGGAGTAGTACCGTCTACCCGGTCGCTCAGGAGGTTACCCGCTCGTTCGCCGAACAGAACCCCGACGTGAGCTTCAACCTCACTCGCGACGGCAGCGGCGGCGGGTTCGAGAACGTGTT belongs to Halorubrum sp. DM2 and includes:
- a CDS encoding (Fe-S)-binding protein; its protein translation is MIPLQAATRETFWTIGPVGKAAFYWLAAVAVLVFLYGVYARFAAYARGAADPRDRLSNLPGRVVAATKTVLSNENQFDGDLYAGVMHTFVLWGFLVLLVATTILGIDIDLYRPLTGESFWVGDFYLAYQFAVDAFGLLFVVGVGMAGYRRYRNREGRLWGKHTSLEDDAFLWTLFLLGVGGFLVEGVSMVGQPQRATETVSFVGMALATGLEVAGLTAAGAEAAYGVIWWSHSLLAFAFVAWIPYAKPFHMISSFANVVARDEKAGARLPNVPADLDHTNAESLSDFTWKELLDGDACTKCGRCTDACPADTVGRNLDPRNVILDLKAYRESVSDDPVAGSGDRMTTDGGVAGSAAVNDGGAVPIVADEGGVIASESMESCMSCMACMDACPVDIEHLTPFTKMNRQLVDEGAVDSNLQDVFQDVMQKGNSFGESQSTRGDWADDLDDVDVPDAREESVEYLWYVGDYPSFDDRNKKVARALARLFDEADVSFGILFDDEKTDGNDIRRIGEEFLYLELAGHHVETFADCEFENIVCTDPHSYNTIKNEYPEVDFAEFADDPMMPFDREEPWNPEGEIDVFHWTQVVEELVDEGRLDLSGDELDYTVTYHDPCHLGRYNDEYEAPRELISATGAELYEMPRSRDDSFCCGGGGGGLWTEHDEAVKPSEERLREAVEDTDAGAAIEKFVVACPMCTTMFEDGRKTGDFEDDVEIVDVAELLIEAVDSSR
- a CDS encoding energy-coupling factor transporter transmembrane protein EcfT, producing the protein MTLSYVPDDAFAHRLDPRSKLLVQVAFAVVAYAYTTPRGLAVLTVVAAGCLALAAGGARDLWTYRFALPFLLVAPVVAGATLGDPWFDVDDAAATGLASYRVLLILVVAAAYVRSTPVRESRAAVQRTIPGKPGQFLGVGVALVFRFLPLLKRDLLSAREAMRARAGGERPVHERMRIVAVAGINRAFGRADRLGTALVARCFAWNPTLPRLAFRRVDAPALALAAALFAAAVLRVA